The Thermoplasmataceae archaeon genome has a segment encoding these proteins:
- a CDS encoding transcription elongation factor Spt5 has protein sequence MESKEELQSWATIDAADTKMGCGKEVTIPIIARNIQSSKRKFTLRITAEFKSKDELVEWFVSLDYPKQKVYTISQADNEIIQEDIEIDGKQSRKISLLISTPKGGYMGDSVKFKVSLFSSDSINSMDRVFTIELTSVIVAVKTTVGNEIPVSIDLANKSDVDLGERKQMNPDSLSEVFSIMAPHEVRGYIFVETMHPDRLAVIAKGIRGFKGMVEGDIKASEIEHYLTPKPAVSGLELGAFVELIDGPFKGEKAKIMSIDAGKEEVTVQLVESMVPIPVTVRAEAIRMLDKK, from the coding sequence AAGATGGGATGCGGCAAGGAGGTTACCATACCAATTATTGCCAGGAATATCCAAAGTTCGAAAAGGAAGTTCACCCTCAGGATTACGGCTGAATTCAAATCAAAGGACGAGCTTGTGGAATGGTTTGTTTCTCTTGATTATCCGAAGCAGAAGGTCTATACGATTTCCCAGGCTGACAATGAGATCATCCAGGAGGACATTGAAATTGATGGAAAACAATCCAGGAAGATATCACTTCTAATTTCCACCCCAAAAGGTGGGTACATGGGCGATTCCGTCAAATTCAAGGTGTCGCTATTCTCCTCGGACAGCATTAACAGCATGGACAGGGTATTTACCATTGAACTTACTTCTGTGATCGTCGCCGTAAAGACCACAGTGGGGAACGAGATTCCAGTCTCGATTGATCTTGCAAATAAATCCGATGTGGACCTAGGGGAAAGGAAACAAATGAATCCGGATTCTCTAAGTGAGGTTTTCTCTATAATGGCACCTCACGAGGTTCGCGGGTATATATTTGTCGAAACAATGCATCCTGACAGGTTGGCAGTGATAGCCAAAGGTATCCGCGGATTCAAGGGAATGGTCGAAGGGGACATTAAAGCCTCTGAAATTGAACATTACCTCACACCAAAGCCTGCTGTTTCAGGACTAGAGCTTGGGGCTTTCGTTGAACTTATAGATGGACCATTCAAGGGGGAGAAGGCAAAGATAATGTCCATAGACGCCGGAAAAGAAGAGGTCACAGTTCAGCTCGTAGAATCAATGGTACCCATACCTGTTACGGTCAGGGCTGAAGCCATAAGGATGCTGGACAAGAAATAG